The sequence TCCGGCTCGGTGAAGGTGCGAAGCCCGGACGGCTTGGGTTTCAGGTCCACGTGGAGCAGCCCGTCCGCGCCGTGGTGCACGCAGATGACGTCGCGGGTGAACTTGGTGCGCGTCAGCATGATGCGCCGGTGGTTCAGCTCCCCCTTGGCGATCACCAGGTCGGATTCCTTCCAGGCGCGCGCAAAGGTGACGCTGGTCTTGTACAGGTTCAGGCGCTCGCGGCTGCCATCGGAGATCACCAGGAAGGGGGTCTCCTTCAGGGCCTGCAAAAGGGCATTCTTGCCCGCGCGGCTGTCGCCCAGCAGGCGCGAACCGGCCAGGGCCTGCGCCAGCACGGGGTCGTCGTCGGAGTCCCAGACCGTGGGACAGTCGAAGAAGAAGCCGTCCTTCAGGGCCAGGATCACCCGGTGGCCCATGCGCAGGAGCACCCGCACCACCAGGATGTCGAACAACAGCCCCCCCGCCGTGTCCGGCATGTAGAGGATCTTCATGGACTTGGGACGGCCTGGGTCCAGGGCGCGGCGCAGCACGTCGAAAGGCCCGCAGTTCAGGAGTTCGGATTCGATCTCCCGGGGCTGCGGCGCGAAGTGGTCGCTCTCCCAGATGGGCTTCCACACGGAGAGACACAGAAGCCGCGATATCTCCAGCATGTCCAGTTCGAAGCGCATGTCGCGGATGGTGGCGCAGTTGACGGCCATGCCCGGACAGGTGTTCAGGGCCACGTTCATGGCCTGGGTCTCCATGAACTGGCTGGCGCGGCGGTTCAGCAGGCGCTTGCGCTCGCGGTGGGGGTCGTCCTGCCCGGCCTGGGCCAGCACGATGGAGGTCAGGCGTTTCAGGAGCCGCGAGGGGATGAGCACCGGCGCGTTCACGGCCTGGCGGTACTTGTGGTCGCACAGCGAGAGGATCATCATCTTCTCGTACTCGCCGGGGCAGTGGTTCTCGATCAGTTCCAGCACGTCTCGCCACACCTTGGAGTAGGCGTCCATGAGCGAGGGTTCCTGATGCTTCTCAAGGAGATGGCCGAGCATCATGTCCGAACAGGGCACGTAAATTTCGTCCGGCCCCAGTGCCGCCATGAAGCGCATCTGCTCCGGCGAGGCGTTGCGCAGGGGGTCGATGGAGTACTCGATGTGGTTCTCGCTCATGAAGTGCAGAAGCCACGCGTCGAGAAGCGGGTCCTTGCCGTAGCGGAGCTCGCTGGGCGAGCCCATGGTGGGGAAGCTGACCGGGCTCATCGTTCCCTGATGAATCCTTTGTCGAGTAACTTGTTGAAGTAGGAGTGCCTGCCCACGGCCACCAGCCTGAGCGTATGGGGCGAGCGGCGTACCCGCACCCAGTCGCCGGGCTGCAAGGGGAAGGTGGCCTGCCCGTCGCAGGTGAGCACCACGTCCGCCGTGGCCTCCTCCACGCCCATGTCCAGGGGGCGGTCGGTGGGCAGCACCATGGGGCGAAAATCACACAGGAACGGGCAGATGGGGGTGATGGTCAGCACCTGGAGGTCCGGGTGCACCAGCGGCCCGCCCGCGCTCATGGAATAGGCCGTGGCCCCGGTGGGCGTGGCCACAACCATGCCGTCGGCCCGGAAGCCGCCCAGGCGTTCGCCGCCGAACACGATGCCCACCTTTATGAGGCGCGCCATGGAGCCGCGCACCACCACGTCGTTCACCGCGCCGCTGTGAAAAATCTGCCTGCCGTTGCGGGCCACCTCGCAGGTGAGCATGATGAGCTGGCTCACCGCGAAGCCCTTCTGCACCACCAGCTCCAGCGGCTCGCGCCAGTCGTCCCCGGTGAGCTGGGTCAGGAAACCCAGGCGGCCGAGGTTTATGCCCATGAGCGGCACGCACTCGCTCGCCAGCTTGCGGGCGACGCTTATCATCGTGCCGTCGCCGCCCAGCACCACGGCCAGCTGCGGACGCGGCCCGCCGCTGGCCAGGCAGAAGGCGTCCGTGCAGCCTTCCTGGTCGGTACGGTTTTCCACGATGCGCCCCGACGAGCCGAGCCCGTCGAGCCGGGATACGATCTGACCGGCCAGTTCCAGGGCTTTGACGTCGCCGGACTTGACCACCACGAGAACTTCGCGCACTGATGCCTGCATAGCGCGTCTCTATGTGAATCCGGCCCAGGGTTCAAGCCGTTTGGGCGTTCCGGTTTTATTTCGCCTCCCCCCCTAAAGTCCGCCGCCCTCTTGGCCGATAGGTTTCGTGACGACTGAGGAGAATCAAGAAATGGCCGCCAACCCAGCATTGCTTCGCAACATGCTGCGCACATACGGGCGGCAGATCACCACGGCGCGAAGGCTGGCGCGGTACCGAAGGTCGCTCCAGGCCGCCGGGACGCAGGATCAGGTTGAGATCTCACGCGAGGCCAAACGCCGGGATCTGGTTCACAAGGTGGCTGCGGAGATCGTGGAGAGCCTGATCGTCACCGGGTCCGAAAACCCGGTGGTGGTGGACATCAAGAAGGAATTGGAAACCGCGTTCAGGACGAAGTTCCATTTCGCCTACCCGCCCGAGGATATGGACTTGCAGATCTTCCGGGTCCTGGGCGAAAACGAAGCGGAGGAAGTGACCGGAGCCGAGCGGGTGCGTATTCTGGAGAAGCTCTGGCACATCGCGCTGGAAAAGGTCGACGAGACGATGCTTTAACGGGCCGCAGGCCCGTTGAAGAGATGCCCGCAGGGTAGGCTGTCTGGGGAGGCGGCTTCATCCACCAAGGAATCCGAGCGGGCGTCTCGGCGGGAAATTCCCGCCGAGGAGGGGAACATGGACATCAAGAACATATTGGGAGGTTCCAACCCGTACGTACAGTCCAAGGTGGACAAGGGTGAAGGCACGGAAGCGGCAGCAGCCGTCAAGGCCAAAGCCAAGGCCAAGAGCCAGTCCTCCTCGGGCGATAGGGTTTCTGTTTCGTCTGACGCCAAGTTGGTGGCGGAAGCCGCCAAAACGGCCCAGGCGTCCCCGGACATTCGGGTGGACAGGGTGGAAGCGCTGCGGGCGCAGGTGGAAGCGGGGAACTACAACCCCAATCCGCGCCGCATCGCCGAGAAACTGGTCGCAAGCGACCTGGACTTCCTGCGCTAGAACCGCCGCCTGCGCGCGGCAAGACTGATACCGATCACTCGCCGGACGCGGAGGGACTCTCTCCCTCGCGTCCAGCGAGCTCTTTTTGTTTTCCCAGCCTGACTCCCGCCTTTGCGCGTTCATACGCCGCCGGGCATTGACAGCGCACCGCATGTGACGCCTGTCCGGCCTGACCAGCGCGGCCCATTCTGCCCGTCCCACTACGCCCCATCGAAAAAACGCGTTGCGACACGCGCCCGCGCAGCCCTCCTCGCCTGGACGATAGTGCTCGTCAGCCGCTTCCCCGCACAGGAAGCTGACGCACGAGGCATCGTTCCACCAAATCTGCCCGCAGGAAGCGAAGCGCCATTGCATCAACGCGCTACCTGACCTATAAATCATGTAAATTCCTCGCGGATATGAAACCTCATCCGGCACGCACAGCCGCACACGAAGGTCAATACACGTGAAGATACTGCTCCTGCTAGTCGCGGTTGTATCGTTCGCCGTCGCGCCGTGCATCGCCGGGGAGACGCTCTCCGCAGTCAAGAAAAACGGAGTCATCCGTTGCGGCGTGGGGGACAACATCCCCGGCATGGCCATGCAGGACGCCACCGGGACGTGGTCCGGCATGGACATCGATTTCTGCCGCGCCGTGTCCGCCGCCGTGCTGGGCGATCCCGCCAAATGCGCCTACCTGCCTCTGGCCTCGCGAGCGCGTTTCACCTCGCTCATGAGCAAGGAGATCGACCTGCTGGCCCGAAACACCACATGGACAATCGGGCGCGAGGCGGCGTTCAACGTGGCCTTCGTGGGGCCGCTGCTGTTCACCAGGCAGGCGATTGCGGTGAGGAAGGAAGATGCCTCCGCTGTCCGCGCGGCCCTGGACAAGGCCAAAATCGGCGTGGTCCGGGGATCCACCCACGTGCGCGACATCGAGGAGATCGCCGCCAGGACCGGCCTGACTTTCGACCCGGTCCTCTATGACAGCACGGCCCAGGCCTGGAAGGGTTTCGTGTCGGGGGAGTGCCGGGGAGTCCTCGGAGACGAAACAGTGCTCGCCGCCGAGCGCAGCCTGATGCCGGACGGCACGAAGCTCATCGAAATAATCGCCCAGGCATCCGGCCGGGAGCCACTCTCTCCGGCGACCCGCCAGGACGACGGGCAGTGGACCACGGTGCTGCGAGGGGTGTTGTCCCTGCTGGTGGCCGCCGAGGAGTGCGGGCTGACCCAGGCCAACATCGCTGACGTTGCGAACCGCAGCGTGGCCGCGCGTCAACTGCTGGAGCGCGCCGGGGCGCTGGCCAAGCCCTTGGGCATCCCTCCGGACTGGGGCGTGCGGGTGATCGAATCCGTGGGCAACTACGGCGAGATGTTCTCCCGCAACCTGGGCGCGGGCAGCCCGCTGAAGCTCGACCGGGACCTGAACCGGCTCTGGAAAGACGGCGGCCTCATCTGGGCGCCCCCGCTGTGACCGGCCACGCACGCTAACCCGTCCACACGGAGGCCGCCGCTCATGCACGATTTCCAAGTATATTCCATCTATGCCGTGTTTGCGGCGGTCATCCTCTGCATCGCCTTCAACCTGCTGGAGATGACCCTGGCCGCCCTGCTCGGGCTGTCCATCCTGACTATTCTCGGCGCAATCACCCACAAGGACGTGCTGAACACCTTCGTGGCCTCCGAGGGGGCGCTCTCGCTCCTGTTCGGGGGCATGGTCGTGGCGCGGGTGCTCGGCCCCACCGGCATCTTCGAGAACGTGGGCACGCGCTTTCTCATCATGACCGGGGGCAGCGGCAGACGCTTTCTCCTGATGCTCACCGCCATGGTCAGCGTGGTCTGCGCCATCCTGCCCAACGCCACGGCGGTCATCCTCATCGCCCCCATCCTGATCCGGGTGTGCGGCGAGCTGGAGGTCGATTTCGTCGGCCCCATGATCCTGACGGCCATGCTCAGCAACGCCGCCGGGCTCCTGACCCTGGTGGGCGACCCCGCCACCTTCCTGGTGGGCCAGTCCATCGGGCTTGGCTTCGTGGAATACCTGAAGAAGGTGAGCCTGGGCGGGGTGATGGCCATCATCGTGCTGATCCCCCTGATGCCGCTCCTGTTTCCGCAGATCTGGCGCACCCGGCGCAAACTGCCGCCCGGACTCAAACCCAAGCCGCTCGAGCGCCCCGGCTTCTGCCTCTTCGCGTTGCTCACGCTGGCGGTGATGGTCGGGCTGTTCCTGACCGGGGACATCCTGCCGACCCCCATCGTCCCGCCGGCAGCCGCCATCATCGGAGCGTCGCTGGCCCTTTTGGCCATCTACTCCTCCAAGGTGGAGCCGGTGGATGCCATCTTCAGGGACATCGACTGGAAGACCCTCATCTTCATCTTCTGCATGATGTGCTTCGTGGAGGTGTTCACCAAGACCGGGGTCATGGGCGGGCTTTCGCGGGCCATGCACGCAAATTTCGGCGACAACCTGCTGCTGGCTGGTTTCGCGCTGCTTGGCGCGGTGGGGCTGGCCTCGGGCTTTCTGGCCAACATCCCCGTGGTGGCGGCGGCCATCCTCATGACCAAGGGGTATCTGGTGCTCATGCAGATGGTGCCTGAAGAAGCCCTTGGCCTGGGCTTCACCGACTGGCCGGACACTGCGCTGCCGGTGTTCGTGGCCATGATGTTCGGCGGCACGCTGGGAGGCAACGCCACAATGATCGGCTCCTCGGCCAATCTGGTCAGCGTGGGCATATGCGCCTCCCATGGGCGCCCGGTCCAGTTCGCGGGATTCCTGCGCTACGGCGTCCCGGCCACTGTCTGCCAGTTGGCCGTATCAGCCGTGTATGTGTGGGCGCTGGCGAAGCTCGCCTAGAGCGGACTGCAGAAAAACGAAGAGGCGTCCGGCCTGCCCCGCAAAGGGGCGGGCCGGACGCCTCAGTATTTCACGTCCCGAGGGCACGCGCCGAAGCGCCGCGCCTACAGGTTTTTCTGGAGCAGTTCGCCGAAGGCGGTGCAGCCCAGGGTGGTGCTGCCGGGAATCTGGTTGGCCAGGTCCACGGTGACGGTCTTGGCGCTGATGGCCTTGTCCATGGCGTCGTGGATGCTTTTGGCGGCCTCGAACCAGCCCAGGTGCTCGAGCATCATGGCGCCGCACAGCACCAGGCTGCCGGGGTTGGCCTTGTCCATGCCCGCGATGGTGGGGGCGGTTCCATGGGTGGCCTCGTAGAAGGCCAGCTTCTCGCTCATGTTCACGCCGGGGGCCAGGCCGAGCCCGCCCACCTGGGCGGCCAGGGCGTCGGAGAGGTAGTCGCCGTTCAGGTTGGTGGTGGCGATCACCGAGTACTGCTGGGGACGGATCAGCACTTCCTGGAACATGGCGTCGGCGATGCGGTCGTTCAGCAGCACGGGCTTGGTCATGCCTTCCTTGGCCTGGGCCTCGGTCATCACTTCGGCGGAAAACTCCTCGGCGGCCATCTCATAGCCCCAGGCGCGGAAAGCGCCTTCGGTGAACTTCATGATGTTGCCCTTGTGGACGATGGTCACGCTGGGCTTCTTCTGGGCAATGGCGTGCTCGATGGCCTTCTTGATCAGGCGCTTGGAGCCCTTGGGGGTCATTGGCTTGATGCCGACACCGGCGGTCTCGTCCACGTTCTTGCCCAGGGAGCGCAGGAACTCGATCAGGCGCTTGGCCTCGTCGGAGCCGGAGGCCCACTCGATGCCCGCGTAGACGTCCTCGGTGTTCTCGCGGAACACGATCATGTCCACCAGGTCGGGGCGCTTCACCGGCGACTCGATGCCCTGGAAGTATTTGATGGGCCGGATGCAGGCGTAGAGGTCCAGCACCTGGCGCATGGTCACGTTCAGGCTGCGGATGCCGCCGCCCACGGGAGTGCCCAGGGGGCCTTTCATGGCCAGCTCGGCCTGGGCCAGGGTGTCCAGGGTCTCCTGGGGCAGGTAGTTTCCGGTCTCCTTGAAGGCCTTCTCGCCTGCGAGAAGCTCCTTCCAGGTCAGCTTGCGGGTATCGCCGTAGGCCTTGGCCACGGCGGCGTCGATGACGGGGCGGGCTGCGGCGAAGACCTCGGGTCCGATGCCGTCGCCGATGATGTAATGGACGGTTTTGTTCATTATCGCGCTCCTGGAGTGTCTTGTGAAGGAAAGCGCTTACGGCGGCTAAGAGGTGCTGTCAACCGCTGAGAGGAACGAGAGGCCGGGCACGCGACAACTATACCGACACGCGTCCGTCGTTAAGCGTTCTTTTGAACAGTCCTCTCCCCTCGCGCGCGGCGAACACGGCCAGCGTGAACACCGCGCCCAGGGTGTCGGCGAGCATGTCCTTCTGAGCGTCCCAGGGGTCTCCCTGGCTGCCCAGAAATTCGACCCCCGCGTCCCCGCCCACGAGGATCGCGTACCACCACTCGACAATCTCGTACGCGCAGGCCAGGGCCATCACCGAGGTGAGGCTCAAGGCCAGCACCACCACCGGATGCGCCAGGCGCTTGCGCTGGAGGTATTCCGCCAGCGCGAAGGCGTAAAACCCCACGGAGAAGTGGGCGATGCGGTCGAAATGATTTCGCTCGAACCCGAAAAGGTCCGTCACCCATCCGAACGGAACATTGGCGAAGGTGTAGTGCCCGCCCACGGTGTGCAGGAAGAGCCACACGGCCATGAACGTATAGGCCAGGCCGGAGAAGCGGAAACGCCGGTACGTGGCCGCCAGGAAAGCGCAAACCATCAGCACCGGAATGTTCTCCGCCCACCAGACATCGCGCGAAACAGGGGATACGGCCAGGACTATCCAGAAGACCGAAAAGAGCAGACCGAGAAGAAGGGGGTAACGCGTGGTCATGCTCATGAGCGTACACCGTCCAGGCGGGAAAGCCCAGCGCCGGGGCGAGGGTCTCCCACTCCTGTGCGCGCCAACGAAAAACCGGCCAGGATGGTGGTCCTGACCGGTTTTGGGTGGGGCGTCACCCCGGAACTTTGTGGCGCGAGAGACGGGACTTGAACCCGCGACCTCTGACGTGACAGGCCAGCGTTCTAACCAACTGAACTACTCCCGCGCAGCCCTGCGACGTCTTCTCCGTCGCGGGGAAGCGTGATTTATATGCGCCGTGCAAAAAGGTCAAGGGGCAAAATACGAAACTCGGGAAAAAAAATGGACCGCGAAGGTCCGGCCCCCGAGTCCGGGGAAAGACACAAAAAAAAG comes from Fundidesulfovibrio putealis DSM 16056 and encodes:
- the flgM gene encoding flagellar biosynthesis anti-sigma factor FlgM encodes the protein MDIKNILGGSNPYVQSKVDKGEGTEAAAAVKAKAKAKSQSSSGDRVSVSSDAKLVAEAAKTAQASPDIRVDRVEALRAQVEAGNYNPNPRRIAEKLVASDLDFLR
- a CDS encoding DUF2238 domain-containing protein, whose protein sequence is MTTRYPLLLGLLFSVFWIVLAVSPVSRDVWWAENIPVLMVCAFLAATYRRFRFSGLAYTFMAVWLFLHTVGGHYTFANVPFGWVTDLFGFERNHFDRIAHFSVGFYAFALAEYLQRKRLAHPVVVLALSLTSVMALACAYEIVEWWYAILVGGDAGVEFLGSQGDPWDAQKDMLADTLGAVFTLAVFAAREGRGLFKRTLNDGRVSV
- a CDS encoding ARMT1-like domain-containing protein, which codes for MSPVSFPTMGSPSELRYGKDPLLDAWLLHFMSENHIEYSIDPLRNASPEQMRFMAALGPDEIYVPCSDMMLGHLLEKHQEPSLMDAYSKVWRDVLELIENHCPGEYEKMMILSLCDHKYRQAVNAPVLIPSRLLKRLTSIVLAQAGQDDPHRERKRLLNRRASQFMETQAMNVALNTCPGMAVNCATIRDMRFELDMLEISRLLCLSVWKPIWESDHFAPQPREIESELLNCGPFDVLRRALDPGRPKSMKILYMPDTAGGLLFDILVVRVLLRMGHRVILALKDGFFFDCPTVWDSDDDPVLAQALAGSRLLGDSRAGKNALLQALKETPFLVISDGSRERLNLYKTSVTFARAWKESDLVIAKGELNHRRIMLTRTKFTRDVICVHHGADGLLHVDLKPKPSGLRTFTEPEITAKAEAIIARMRAEKAAGKTIVFYSAIVGSIPHETETAIKVVTTFVKQLRARLTGTHIINPAEHFEEGMDADDLMFMWEKVQRSGLIGVWRFQSSSDIEQAFEMMGRSVPPVWTGKDATFSTGCTKEMHIALDVQRSHPEMQIIGPDPEKFFRRREYGVGKFIDAAIAAR
- a CDS encoding NAD(+)/NADH kinase — translated: MREVLVVVKSGDVKALELAGQIVSRLDGLGSSGRIVENRTDQEGCTDAFCLASGGPRPQLAVVLGGDGTMISVARKLASECVPLMGINLGRLGFLTQLTGDDWREPLELVVQKGFAVSQLIMLTCEVARNGRQIFHSGAVNDVVVRGSMARLIKVGIVFGGERLGGFRADGMVVATPTGATAYSMSAGGPLVHPDLQVLTITPICPFLCDFRPMVLPTDRPLDMGVEEATADVVLTCDGQATFPLQPGDWVRVRRSPHTLRLVAVGRHSYFNKLLDKGFIRER
- the icd gene encoding NADP-dependent isocitrate dehydrogenase — encoded protein: MNKTVHYIIGDGIGPEVFAAARPVIDAAVAKAYGDTRKLTWKELLAGEKAFKETGNYLPQETLDTLAQAELAMKGPLGTPVGGGIRSLNVTMRQVLDLYACIRPIKYFQGIESPVKRPDLVDMIVFRENTEDVYAGIEWASGSDEAKRLIEFLRSLGKNVDETAGVGIKPMTPKGSKRLIKKAIEHAIAQKKPSVTIVHKGNIMKFTEGAFRAWGYEMAAEEFSAEVMTEAQAKEGMTKPVLLNDRIADAMFQEVLIRPQQYSVIATTNLNGDYLSDALAAQVGGLGLAPGVNMSEKLAFYEATHGTAPTIAGMDKANPGSLVLCGAMMLEHLGWFEAAKSIHDAMDKAISAKTVTVDLANQIPGSTTLGCTAFGELLQKNL
- a CDS encoding ArsB/NhaD family transporter, with translation MHDFQVYSIYAVFAAVILCIAFNLLEMTLAALLGLSILTILGAITHKDVLNTFVASEGALSLLFGGMVVARVLGPTGIFENVGTRFLIMTGGSGRRFLLMLTAMVSVVCAILPNATAVILIAPILIRVCGELEVDFVGPMILTAMLSNAAGLLTLVGDPATFLVGQSIGLGFVEYLKKVSLGGVMAIIVLIPLMPLLFPQIWRTRRKLPPGLKPKPLERPGFCLFALLTLAVMVGLFLTGDILPTPIVPPAAAIIGASLALLAIYSSKVEPVDAIFRDIDWKTLIFIFCMMCFVEVFTKTGVMGGLSRAMHANFGDNLLLAGFALLGAVGLASGFLANIPVVAAAILMTKGYLVLMQMVPEEALGLGFTDWPDTALPVFVAMMFGGTLGGNATMIGSSANLVSVGICASHGRPVQFAGFLRYGVPATVCQLAVSAVYVWALAKLA
- a CDS encoding DVU0524 family FlgM-associated protein, with amino-acid sequence MAANPALLRNMLRTYGRQITTARRLARYRRSLQAAGTQDQVEISREAKRRDLVHKVAAEIVESLIVTGSENPVVVDIKKELETAFRTKFHFAYPPEDMDLQIFRVLGENEAEEVTGAERVRILEKLWHIALEKVDETML
- a CDS encoding transporter substrate-binding domain-containing protein; protein product: MKILLLLVAVVSFAVAPCIAGETLSAVKKNGVIRCGVGDNIPGMAMQDATGTWSGMDIDFCRAVSAAVLGDPAKCAYLPLASRARFTSLMSKEIDLLARNTTWTIGREAAFNVAFVGPLLFTRQAIAVRKEDASAVRAALDKAKIGVVRGSTHVRDIEEIAARTGLTFDPVLYDSTAQAWKGFVSGECRGVLGDETVLAAERSLMPDGTKLIEIIAQASGREPLSPATRQDDGQWTTVLRGVLSLLVAAEECGLTQANIADVANRSVAARQLLERAGALAKPLGIPPDWGVRVIESVGNYGEMFSRNLGAGSPLKLDRDLNRLWKDGGLIWAPPL